A window of Candidatus Reconcilbacillus cellulovorans genomic DNA:
CTGCTCAAAAGCCCGGACGGCCGGCCCGAGTCGATGGTGCAGCGCGTCTGGCGGCAGCTCGCCTCCTGCGGGCTGGGGCGGTCGGCGTACATCGCCACCGCCCGCTCGCAGGTCGACGTGCTGCACAACCAGCTCGGACCCGACGTACCGTTGATCGTCGAGCCGAGCCGGCGCGACACGTTTCCGGCGATCGCGTTGTCGGTGCTTTATCTCGTGTCGGAAGCCGGCGTTCCGTCCGATGAGACGATCGCCGTGCTGCCGGTCGATCCGTATGTCGACGACGCGTTTTTCGAGCGCGTTCAGCAACTAGACTTCGTGTTGCGCGACAGCGGCGCCGACTTGGCGCTGATCGGCGTTCGTCCGACGCATCCGTCCGAAAAATACGGCTACATCGTTCCGGAATCTGCCGTTTCCGGCCGTACGTACGCGGACGTCCGGCGGTTTACGGAGAAACCTTCGGCCGACGAGGCGGAGCGTCTGATCGCGGAAGGCGCGCTTTGGAATTGCGGTGTGTTCGCATTTCGCGCCGGCTTCCTGCTCGGCGAGCTTCGGGCGCGGGGGCTACCGGCTGAGTACCGGGCGTTTCGCGACGCGTACGACCGGTTGACCGCGATCAGTTTCGACTACGAGGTCGTCGAGAAGGTCCGCCGCGCCGTCGTCATGCCGTACGAGGGAGCCTGGAAAGATCTCGGCACGTGGGACGCGCTGACCGAGGAGATGGACGGGCCCGTCTGGGGGCGCGGCGTCATCGGCCCCGACTCCGACGGAGCACACGTCGTTAACGAGCTGGACATCCCCGTCGCCGTGCTCGGCGTGCCGAACGTCATCGTCGCCGCCGGCCCGGACGGCATCCTGGTCGCCGACCGCGCGGCAAGCCCGCGGGCCAAGGAAGTGGCGAACGAGATCCGGCAGCGCGTCATGTATGAGGAACGCCGGTGGGGATGGTACCGCGTGCTCGATTACGCGAAGCTCGCGGACGGCAATGAAATGCTGACGCGGCGTGTTTGCCTGCTCGAAGGTCGGAACTTGAGCTATCACGTTCACCGCAAACGGATGGAGACGTGGACGGTCTTGTCGGGGCGCGGACTCGTCGTTCTCGACGATCACCAGTTTTCGATCCAGGCCGGCGACGTCGTGCGCGTACACGCCGGTTGCCGCCACAGCGTGAAGGC
This region includes:
- a CDS encoding mannose-1-phosphate guanylyltransferase, giving the protein MKVVLLSGGSGKRLWPLSNDSRSKQFLKLLKSPDGRPESMVQRVWRQLASCGLGRSAYIATARSQVDVLHNQLGPDVPLIVEPSRRDTFPAIALSVLYLVSEAGVPSDETIAVLPVDPYVDDAFFERVQQLDFVLRDSGADLALIGVRPTHPSEKYGYIVPESAVSGRTYADVRRFTEKPSADEAERLIAEGALWNCGVFAFRAGFLLGELRARGLPAEYRAFRDAYDRLTAISFDYEVVEKVRRAVVMPYEGAWKDLGTWDALTEEMDGPVWGRGVIGPDSDGAHVVNELDIPVAVLGVPNVIVAAGPDGILVADRAASPRAKEVANEIRQRVMYEERRWGWYRVLDYAKLADGNEMLTRRVCLLEGRNLSYHVHRKRMETWTVLSGRGLVVLDDHQFSIQAGDVVRVHAGCRHSVKALSELEFIEVQSGSEVHEDDIERICMRWEDIPNRHSPA